The following proteins come from a genomic window of Nitrospirota bacterium:
- a CDS encoding SHOCT domain-containing protein, with the protein MGPGMGYGGWGGYGYGMGGYWGILSIVFWIALIVGVIFLVRWVMVSTRSPGVRREDAALELLKKRYARGEIDKEEFEQKRKDLES; encoded by the coding sequence ATGGGACCTGGCATGGGTTACGGAGGCTGGGGTGGTTACGGCTATGGGATGGGGGGCTACTGGGGCATCCTTTCCATCGTCTTCTGGATAGCCCTCATCGTGGGCGTCATCTTCCTTGTCCGTTGGGTCATGGTTTCCACCCGCTCGCCCGGCGTAAGGCGGGAAGATGCGGCCCTGGAGCTCCTGAAGAAGCGCTATGCGCGGGGAGAGATAGACAAGGAGGAGTTCGAGCAAAAGAGAAAAGACCTGGAGTCCTGA
- a CDS encoding DUF4382 domain-containing protein, translated as MRSGKHRFLAVLGMLLALGLLFSCGGGDGTGSGVTGQTGSVAVLMTDGPADMYSAINVTITRIVLLSDTMPQEVIFSGEKTVNLLDLRDDLVLVTLDSSVPAGTYDKIRLEINNVEILDTGSVPVESEIRPSTGKIDLNPRGRFSVAPGETLTVGLDFDAEKSLHIFKNPRKIIFRPVIFVDIVSPPVTEKLVRAEGQVDSINRDNDTFKLCSVQQLQAASTGSDNTGFCIDVALGPDTSFFSSPDDGMPAAFGDLRAGDHVTVIGLLETDTLRAMDDNDLGDDVNLFIQAEVVEIGQFLVLTGAIVNTSALGADRFDFDPDADQAVAGTRTVQLQDGTKIFAGTTPLTKGDLVEGERARLDAKLTGEDILNASLILLERDITEFSRLSGEVQNVNETDKTFDLITPEITDPEDPCVKVDPAATEVLEITDASGGQESALVDFSGLDEGDQVDVYFDSTAPLSDGCIIPELIVIFTGF; from the coding sequence ATGAGAAGCGGAAAGCATAGGTTCCTGGCCGTACTGGGGATGCTCCTGGCTTTGGGTCTCCTTTTCTCCTGCGGCGGAGGGGACGGCACCGGCTCGGGCGTCACGGGGCAGACCGGGAGCGTGGCGGTCCTCATGACCGACGGCCCTGCGGACATGTACTCCGCGATTAACGTCACCATCACCAGAATCGTCCTCCTCTCCGACACCATGCCCCAGGAGGTCATCTTCTCGGGAGAGAAGACGGTCAACCTCCTGGACCTTCGCGACGACCTCGTTCTGGTCACGCTGGACAGCAGCGTACCGGCGGGAACGTACGACAAAATCCGGCTGGAGATAAACAATGTAGAAATCCTGGACACGGGCAGTGTGCCAGTCGAGAGCGAGATCCGGCCCTCCACGGGAAAGATAGACCTCAACCCCCGCGGCCGGTTCTCCGTGGCCCCGGGAGAAACGCTGACGGTCGGGCTCGACTTCGATGCCGAAAAGTCCCTGCACATTTTCAAAAACCCGCGGAAAATAATCTTCCGCCCCGTCATCTTCGTCGACATCGTCTCGCCGCCCGTGACGGAGAAGCTGGTCCGCGCCGAGGGCCAGGTGGATAGCATAAACCGCGACAACGACACATTCAAACTCTGTTCCGTTCAGCAGTTGCAGGCAGCCAGCACCGGTTCCGACAACACCGGATTCTGCATCGATGTCGCCCTGGGGCCGGACACCTCGTTTTTCTCCTCCCCCGACGACGGCATGCCCGCGGCCTTCGGGGACCTGCGGGCGGGAGACCACGTCACCGTCATCGGGTTGCTTGAGACGGATACCCTCAGAGCAATGGACGATAACGACCTCGGCGACGATGTGAACCTCTTCATCCAGGCCGAGGTGGTGGAGATTGGCCAGTTCCTTGTCCTGACCGGCGCCATTGTCAACACCAGCGCCCTTGGCGCCGACCGGTTCGATTTCGACCCGGATGCGGACCAGGCGGTGGCCGGGACGCGCACCGTGCAGCTTCAGGACGGTACGAAAATCTTCGCCGGGACGACCCCACTCACAAAGGGAGACCTTGTCGAAGGCGAGCGGGCACGCCTGGATGCCAAGCTGACGGGGGAAGACATACTCAACGCCTCCTTGATTCTGCTTGAGCGGGACATAACGGAGTTTTCCAGGCTCTCCGGGGAGGTCCAAAACGTAAACGAAACGGACAAGACCTTCGACCTGATAACCCCTGAGATCACAGACCCCGAGGACCCCTGCGTCAAAGTGGACCCCGCAGCAACCGAGGTCCTCGAAATTACCGACGCGAGCGGCGGCCAGGAAAGCGCACTCGTGGATTTCTCCGGGCTGGATGAGGGCGACCAGGTGGACGTGTACTTCGACTCCACGGCACCCCTCTCGGACGGGTGCATCATCCCCGAGCTTATCGTCATTTTCACGGGATTCTAG
- a CDS encoding DUF5684 domain-containing protein: MKRISLLLFISATVILLAGVLRAQESNVDFEKAIDAYNQGRYEEAIGHLEAYATDWPEAYAYYFMGYAYYKLGKFQKANENFDQAFLIDPEYSPTPWLEKKLGHPLEVARNTRISAQGAIVESPEERIQSSPGAKVAALAEKKAKSPAPQKESPAPSGAMPERLQPVAGGMTVVSGEKATVPPAQNQEPGGEGAGEKTMTVQTGTLSIPTPAKPKGEALPPPPPPPSASAERASPAPAAGEAVTSAAPAAGQTEKAPPEPGADPPPPPSVQEQPGGLPQFPPMAGGTGQTGFPAKMPVWMSLVAAGMGMVTLLIAAAFYLYFSFCQFVIARKLGVPLAWFSFIPILNFWPLVGAAGKPWWWVLLLFIPLVNLILIIYIWVLVTENMGKNKFLGLLILVPVVNFFYPLFLALAKPPSAEGPSSPASFEPDFAESQF; encoded by the coding sequence ATGAAGAGAATATCCCTGCTTTTGTTTATCTCGGCCACCGTAATCCTTCTCGCCGGGGTTTTGCGGGCCCAGGAGAGCAACGTCGATTTCGAGAAGGCCATCGATGCGTACAATCAGGGCAGATACGAGGAGGCCATAGGCCACCTTGAGGCCTACGCCACCGACTGGCCCGAAGCCTACGCGTACTATTTCATGGGCTATGCGTACTACAAGCTGGGGAAGTTCCAGAAAGCCAACGAGAACTTCGACCAGGCGTTCCTCATAGACCCGGAGTACTCCCCGACGCCGTGGCTTGAGAAAAAACTCGGCCACCCCCTGGAAGTCGCCCGCAACACCCGGATAAGCGCCCAGGGGGCAATTGTGGAAAGCCCCGAGGAGAGGATACAGTCTTCTCCCGGTGCAAAGGTCGCCGCCCTGGCCGAAAAGAAGGCAAAGAGCCCGGCGCCACAGAAAGAGAGCCCGGCGCCTTCCGGGGCTATGCCGGAAAGACTCCAGCCGGTGGCAGGCGGCATGACTGTCGTCTCCGGAGAGAAGGCGACGGTGCCCCCGGCTCAGAATCAGGAGCCCGGCGGGGAGGGAGCCGGCGAGAAGACCATGACGGTACAGACCGGCACACTGTCCATTCCCACACCTGCGAAGCCGAAGGGCGAAGCCCTTCCTCCGCCGCCGCCTCCCCCTTCGGCCAGTGCAGAGCGGGCCTCACCCGCACCTGCCGCCGGAGAGGCCGTGACGAGCGCGGCTCCTGCCGCCGGACAGACGGAGAAGGCGCCGCCTGAGCCCGGCGCGGACCCCCCTCCCCCGCCGTCCGTACAGGAGCAGCCGGGGGGGCTTCCTCAATTTCCCCCCATGGCGGGAGGAACGGGTCAAACCGGTTTTCCGGCCAAGATGCCCGTCTGGATGTCGCTCGTGGCGGCCGGCATGGGCATGGTCACACTGCTCATCGCCGCGGCCTTTTACTTGTATTTCAGCTTCTGCCAGTTCGTGATAGCGCGGAAGCTGGGCGTGCCTCTCGCCTGGTTCTCCTTTATCCCCATCCTCAATTTCTGGCCCCTGGTGGGAGCGGCCGGGAAGCCCTGGTGGTGGGTGCTGCTTTTGTTCATCCCGCTCGTGAACCTGATTCTTATAATCTACATCTGGGTTCTCGTGACCGAGAACATGGGCAAGAACAAGTTCCTGGGGCTCCTCATCCTGGTGCCCGTGGTGAACTTCTTCTATCCCCTCTTCCTGGCCCTGGCCAAGCCTCCCTCGGCCGAAGGGCCGTCCTCTCCGGCTTCCTTCGAGCCCGATTTCGCGGAATCGCAGTTCTAA